A single window of Bacteroidota bacterium DNA harbors:
- the eno gene encoding phosphopyruvate hydratase, with protein sequence MSYIHSITARQILDSRGNPTVEVDVITENGVVGRAAVPSGASTGTHEAVELRDNDKTQYMGKSVNRAVNNVNTVINESLKGAYVLDQSDIDARLIELDGSENKANLGANAILGVSLAAAKAAAQETGMPLYRYVGGVNANLLPIPMMNILNGGAHADNGIDFQEFMIMPVGAESFSEGLRMGTEIFHHLKAVLKSQKLATNVGDEGGFAPDFKSNEDAIKAVMQAIEKAGYKPGEDIYIAMDAASSEFYDAKEKVYHFKKSTGDKLTSEQMVSYWAEWCKKYPIISIEDGFAEDDWAGWSKMTQAMGDKIQLVGDDLFVTNSQRLAKGINEGVANSILVKVNQIGTLTETIQAVTMAHMHSYTSVMSHRSGETEDTTIADLAVALGCGQIKTGSASRSDRIAKYNQLLRIEEQLGDSARYLGSAFRFAK encoded by the coding sequence ATGTCATATATCCATTCAATTACAGCCCGTCAAATATTAGATTCGAGGGGAAATCCAACAGTTGAAGTTGATGTTATTACCGAAAATGGAGTTGTGGGTCGTGCAGCGGTTCCATCAGGAGCCTCTACAGGAACACATGAAGCCGTTGAATTACGTGATAACGATAAAACTCAGTACATGGGCAAAAGCGTTAATCGCGCCGTGAATAATGTAAACACGGTTATCAATGAAAGCTTAAAAGGTGCTTATGTATTGGATCAATCGGATATAGATGCTCGTTTAATTGAATTAGACGGTAGTGAGAACAAAGCGAATTTAGGAGCCAATGCCATTTTAGGTGTTTCATTGGCAGCGGCAAAAGCGGCGGCTCAGGAAACCGGTATGCCTTTGTATCGTTATGTAGGAGGTGTTAATGCCAACTTATTACCGATACCGATGATGAACATATTAAATGGTGGTGCGCATGCTGATAATGGTATCGATTTTCAGGAATTTATGATTATGCCGGTTGGCGCTGAGTCATTTAGTGAGGGATTACGTATGGGAACCGAAATCTTCCATCATTTAAAAGCGGTACTTAAGTCACAAAAATTGGCAACCAATGTGGGTGATGAAGGTGGATTTGCTCCTGATTTTAAGAGTAATGAAGATGCGATTAAGGCGGTAATGCAAGCTATTGAAAAAGCAGGATATAAGCCCGGAGAAGATATTTATATTGCGATGGATGCGGCTTCTTCAGAATTTTACGATGCGAAAGAAAAAGTTTATCATTTTAAAAAATCAACCGGCGATAAATTAACCAGTGAGCAAATGGTGAGTTATTGGGCTGAATGGTGCAAAAAATACCCTATCATTTCAATTGAGGATGGATTTGCTGAAGATGATTGGGCCGGCTGGTCAAAAATGACTCAAGCAATGGGTGATAAAATCCAATTGGTGGGTGATGATTTGTTTGTAACTAACTCTCAACGTCTTGCAAAAGGTATCAACGAGGGTGTGGCTAATTCAATCCTTGTGAAAGTGAACCAAATCGGTACTTTAACCGAAACTATTCAGGCAGTCACCATGGCTCATATGCATTCTTATACCTCAGTTATGAGTCACAGAAGCGGTGAAACAGAAGATACTACTATTGCTGATTTGGCGGTGGCATTGGGTTGCGGACAAATTAAAACGGGTTCTGCTTCACGCAGTGATAGGATCGCAAAATACAATCAATTATTAAGAATTGAAGAACAATTAGGCGATTCGGCACGTTATTTAGGAAGTGCCTTTAGATTTGCAAAATAA
- the mnmE gene encoding tRNA uridine-5-carboxymethylaminomethyl(34) synthesis GTPase MnmE: MILNDTITALATPHGSGAIAVIRLSGKKSFEIIDKVFFDKEFKSKKVAEQKGYTIHFGIIAESDIVIDEVLVSVFRNPHSYTGEDSVEISCHGSVYIQQQILQLLLKHGARMANPGEFTLRAFLNGKFDLSQAEAVADLIASNSGLSHQVAMQQMRGGFSNKIKILRDHLVNFASLVELELDFSEEDVEFADRADLKKLVHSIIGIIEKLVMSFEVGNVIKNGIPVAIVGKPNAGKSTLLNVLLEDDRAIVSDIPGTTRDTIEDEMIIDGVLFRFIDTAGIRTTTDVIEQIGVNKAFDAIKKSAIVIYLFDAHEISSGDLKLEIDLIKEHIGNSQLVIVANKIDVENLGDLKKEFASYDVIYISAKEHKNINELKQKLVGLFDARTVNTTETIVTNARHVDSLKRANSALKKVIAGLDSGIAGDLLAVEIRYALDELGSITGEVTNEDLLDSIFTRFCIGK; encoded by the coding sequence ATTATTTTGAACGATACCATAACGGCCCTCGCCACTCCGCATGGAAGTGGTGCTATCGCTGTTATTCGTTTAAGCGGGAAAAAATCGTTTGAAATCATTGATAAGGTTTTTTTCGATAAAGAATTTAAATCAAAAAAGGTTGCAGAGCAAAAAGGATATACCATTCATTTTGGAATTATTGCCGAAAGCGATATTGTAATTGATGAGGTATTGGTAAGTGTGTTTAGAAATCCGCATTCTTATACAGGGGAAGATAGTGTTGAAATTTCTTGTCACGGCTCCGTGTACATTCAGCAGCAGATTTTGCAATTGTTGTTAAAGCATGGTGCAAGAATGGCCAATCCGGGTGAGTTTACTTTGCGTGCTTTTCTGAATGGGAAATTTGATTTGTCGCAAGCGGAAGCGGTTGCCGATTTGATAGCGAGTAATTCAGGATTATCCCATCAGGTAGCCATGCAACAAATGCGTGGAGGTTTTTCAAATAAGATAAAAATACTGCGCGATCATTTGGTAAACTTTGCCTCGCTGGTAGAGTTAGAATTAGATTTTAGCGAGGAGGATGTTGAATTTGCTGATAGAGCAGATTTAAAAAAATTAGTTCACAGTATTATCGGAATTATTGAGAAGTTGGTGATGAGTTTTGAAGTGGGGAATGTAATTAAGAATGGAATTCCGGTAGCCATTGTTGGAAAACCCAATGCAGGTAAGTCGACTTTATTAAATGTTTTATTAGAAGACGACAGAGCAATTGTAAGCGATATTCCGGGAACCACACGCGATACCATCGAAGATGAAATGATTATTGATGGCGTTTTGTTTAGATTCATTGACACTGCAGGCATCAGAACCACGACCGATGTGATTGAGCAAATAGGAGTAAATAAAGCTTTTGATGCCATAAAAAAATCTGCCATTGTTATTTATTTATTTGATGCGCATGAAATCAGCAGCGGCGATTTAAAATTAGAAATCGATTTAATTAAAGAGCATATCGGTAATTCTCAATTGGTAATTGTTGCCAATAAAATCGATGTTGAGAATCTCGGGGATTTGAAAAAAGAGTTTGCATCATATGATGTTATTTATATTTCTGCCAAAGAGCATAAAAATATCAATGAATTAAAACAAAAACTGGTAGGGCTTTTTGATGCCAGAACAGTGAATACTACTGAAACCATTGTAACCAACGCCCGCCATGTAGATTCATTAAAACGGGCAAACTCGGCCCTAAAAAAAGTAATAGCCGGTTTAGATTCCGGAATTGCGGGCGATTTACTGGCTGTTGAGATAAGGTATGCTTTGGATGAGTTAGGCAGTATAACCGGTGAGGTAACGAATGAAGACCTCCTGGATTCGATATTTACACGTTTCTGTATAGGGAAATAA
- a CDS encoding UbiA family prenyltransferase yields the protein MKTVNKYLSLIKFSHTVFALPFAIIGFCLAIYSGKAEFSWGKLGLVLLCMVTARSAAMAFNRYIDRHFDSKNPRTAIREIPAGQIKASSALIFTINSSVLFMVSAYFINPLCFYLSPVALFVVLGYSYTKRFTPLCHLILGLGLGLAPIGAYLALTEQFDVLPILFSVLVFFWVGGFDIIFALQDEEFDRSQGLKSIPVLMGKAKALRLSEAMHVVSAVLVILAYNFGGFSWLYICGALVFIGLLIYQHLIVKPNDLSRVNLAFGTSNGIASVIFGVFVCLDIFLL from the coding sequence CTGAAAACTGTCAATAAATATTTATCACTCATAAAATTTAGCCATACGGTTTTTGCACTACCCTTTGCTATCATTGGTTTTTGCCTGGCAATTTATTCCGGTAAAGCCGAGTTCAGTTGGGGGAAATTAGGATTAGTCTTGTTGTGTATGGTTACAGCACGAAGTGCCGCTATGGCATTTAACCGTTATATCGACAGGCATTTTGATTCTAAAAATCCGCGCACCGCTATTCGTGAAATACCGGCAGGACAAATTAAAGCGAGTTCAGCACTAATTTTCACCATCAATAGTTCAGTGCTTTTTATGGTGAGTGCATATTTTATCAATCCTCTTTGTTTTTATTTATCGCCGGTGGCATTGTTCGTTGTTCTGGGTTACAGCTACACTAAACGTTTCACCCCTTTGTGTCATTTAATTTTAGGCTTAGGTTTAGGTTTAGCGCCCATCGGAGCCTATTTGGCCTTAACGGAGCAATTTGATGTATTGCCAATACTTTTTTCGGTATTAGTGTTCTTTTGGGTAGGTGGATTTGATATCATTTTTGCGTTGCAGGACGAGGAGTTTGATCGGAGTCAGGGTTTAAAATCAATCCCCGTTTTAATGGGTAAGGCAAAGGCTTTGCGTTTATCGGAAGCCATGCATGTTGTTTCGGCGGTTTTGGTGATTTTAGCCTACAATTTCGGTGGTTTTTCCTGGCTTTATATCTGTGGTGCATTGGTGTTTATCGGCTTATTAATCTATCAGCATTTAATTGTTAAGCCTAATGATTTAAGCCGTGTGAATTTGGCATTTGGCACCAGTAATGGCATTGCCAGTGTTATTTTCGGGGTATTCGTTTGTCTCGATATTTTCCTTCTGTAA
- the nusB gene encoding transcription antitermination factor NusB: MLNRRFLRIKVMQMLYSYYQHENADMAAFEKELFKSLDKVYSLYLTILALFTDLHHTAYLVIDENKNKRLPSKEDLNPNLKFVNNTLLVALSESATLKKELERQKISWQTDFDLVRKLFTEIRNSEDYKSYMAGGENTVKEDRDFLVNLILNHLGEHDLLNHLFEDKNIHWADDTFLAFNSVIRTFETFEGKFVLMPLLKDGEDDTKFVSSLFRKTIQYNSSYEELIKNHTKNWEMDRIASMDMLLMKMAIAEILHIPSVPVKVSLNEYIDISKEYSTPNSKTFVNGVLDKIIAELKRDNKIEKAGRGLQE, from the coding sequence ATGCTAAACCGTCGTTTCCTCCGTATTAAAGTAATGCAAATGCTGTATTCTTATTATCAGCATGAAAATGCCGATATGGCTGCATTTGAAAAGGAATTATTTAAAAGTTTAGATAAAGTATATAGTTTGTACCTCACTATTCTGGCTTTATTTACCGACTTGCATCACACTGCTTATTTAGTGATCGATGAGAATAAGAATAAACGCTTGCCTTCAAAGGAAGACTTAAATCCTAATCTCAAGTTTGTAAATAATACTTTGCTTGTAGCTCTTTCAGAAAGCGCAACGCTTAAAAAAGAATTAGAAAGACAAAAAATTTCATGGCAAACAGATTTTGATTTGGTAAGAAAGCTATTTACTGAAATTCGTAATTCGGAAGATTATAAGTCTTACATGGCGGGCGGCGAGAATACCGTTAAAGAAGATCGCGATTTTTTAGTGAATCTAATTTTAAATCATTTGGGTGAGCATGATTTATTGAATCATTTGTTTGAAGATAAAAATATTCATTGGGCCGACGATACCTTTTTAGCCTTTAATTCTGTAATAAGAACATTTGAAACTTTTGAAGGTAAGTTTGTATTGATGCCTTTACTGAAAGACGGAGAAGACGATACGAAATTTGTTTCATCGCTTTTCCGTAAAACAATTCAGTATAACAGCTCTTACGAAGAGTTAATTAAAAATCACACCAAGAATTGGGAAATGGATCGTATCGCCAGCATGGATATGTTGCTGATGAAAATGGCAATTGCTGAAATCTTGCATATTCCAAGTGTTCCTGTAAAAGTTTCTCTGAACGAATACATCGATATCTCCAAAGAATACAGCACACCTAACAGCAAAACGTTTGTGAATGGTGTACTTGATAAAATTATTGCCGAATTAAAACGCGACAATAAAATTGAGAAGGCAGGTAGAGGTTTACAAGAATAA
- a CDS encoding citrate (Si)-synthase, eukaryotic has translation MDRLKEKFREKATVLSADIKDIIKNHGDLKIGEITVAQVYQGMRGMLGMVTETSKLDPEEGIRFRGYSIPELRKQLPKAPGGTEPLPEGIFYLMLVGELPTQEDVSFITNEWMKRSHVPKHVFDVIEKLPVDTHPMTQFVVGIMAMQTESVFAKAYAKGINKKDYWDYVYEDSMNLIARLPRIAAYIYRRKYKGGVHIEPDPKLDWAANFAHMLGYEAFDMKRLMRLYLTIHVDHEGGNVSAHTTHLVGSALSDPYLAFAAGMNGLAGPLHGLANQEVLAWIMELKETLGGGLPTKEQIAEYIKKTLTEGKVVPGYGHAVLRKTDPRFSAQQDFYRTYIKHDDICEIVQMIYEVAPPILEATGKIKNPWPNVDAHSGALLVHYGMYEYDFYTVLFGVSRALGVLASLIWDRATGSPIERPGSTTTEAIKAKIKAAQEAKKA, from the coding sequence ATGGACAGATTAAAGGAAAAATTCCGTGAGAAAGCTACAGTGCTTTCAGCAGACATAAAAGATATTATTAAAAATCACGGAGACCTTAAAATAGGAGAGATTACCGTTGCGCAAGTTTACCAAGGTATGCGCGGTATGTTAGGCATGGTTACCGAAACTTCTAAATTGGATCCGGAAGAAGGTATCCGTTTCAGAGGATATTCTATTCCTGAATTACGTAAACAATTACCAAAAGCTCCGGGTGGAACTGAACCATTACCGGAAGGAATATTTTATTTAATGTTAGTTGGCGAATTACCAACTCAGGAAGATGTTAGCTTCATCACTAACGAATGGATGAAACGTAGTCACGTTCCTAAACATGTTTTTGATGTTATCGAAAAATTACCTGTGGATACGCATCCAATGACACAATTTGTAGTGGGTATTATGGCTATGCAAACCGAAAGTGTATTTGCAAAAGCGTATGCAAAAGGTATTAATAAAAAAGATTATTGGGATTACGTGTATGAAGATTCAATGAATCTGATTGCGCGTTTACCTCGCATTGCAGCTTATATTTATCGTCGTAAATATAAAGGCGGCGTACATATTGAACCGGATCCGAAATTAGATTGGGCAGCAAACTTTGCTCATATGTTAGGATACGAAGCATTTGATATGAAACGTTTGATGCGTTTGTATTTAACTATTCACGTTGACCATGAAGGAGGAAACGTTTCTGCGCACACTACTCACTTGGTTGGTTCGGCTTTAAGCGATCCTTATTTAGCTTTCGCAGCCGGTATGAATGGATTAGCAGGTCCGTTACACGGTTTAGCAAATCAGGAAGTATTAGCGTGGATCATGGAATTAAAAGAAACTTTAGGTGGTGGTTTACCAACTAAAGAACAAATTGCGGAATACATCAAGAAAACATTAACAGAAGGAAAAGTTGTACCAGGTTATGGTCATGCAGTTTTACGTAAAACCGATCCTCGTTTTTCAGCGCAACAAGATTTCTATCGTACATATATAAAACATGATGATATTTGTGAAATCGTACAAATGATTTACGAAGTGGCTCCTCCGATTTTAGAAGCAACAGGTAAAATCAAAAATCCATGGCCAAACGTAGATGCGCATTCAGGTGCGTTGTTAGTTCACTATGGTATGTACGAATATGATTTCTACACTGTGTTATTTGGTGTGAGTCGCGCTTTAGGTGTGTTAGCGAGTTTGATTTGGGATCGCGCAACCGGTTCTCCAATTGAGCGTCCGGGTTCTACAACTACCGAAGCAATTAAAGCAAAAATAAAAGCAGCTCAAGAAGCAAAAAAAGCATAA
- a CDS encoding Glu/Leu/Phe/Val dehydrogenase: protein MEVKDIKETNLVQNPVIAQMMLNNHEQIVFCNDNATGLKAIIAIHNTVLGPSLGGTRMWNYNNEMEALNDVLRLSRGMTYKSSVAGLNLGGGKAVIIGDAKKVKNEALLRRFGKFVDSLGGKYITAEDVAMSSRDMEIIHMETEFVSGLPENMGGSGDPSPVTAYGVYVSMKASAKETWGSDSLSGKKVLVQGIGHVGESLVSHLTKEGAKVYINDISEERVKDAVKKYKAEAVSADTMFDLDIDIYAPCALGATVNDDTLNRLKCKVICGAANNQLADEKKHGEAVGKKGILYAPDYVVNAGGIINVYYELEGYNRERAMAHAEKIYENTWNVIQTAKAEGIPTYMAANVLAEKRIEAIARINAVL from the coding sequence ATGGAAGTAAAAGATATCAAAGAAACCAATCTGGTTCAAAACCCCGTAATTGCTCAAATGATGTTAAACAATCATGAGCAAATTGTTTTTTGTAATGATAATGCAACAGGCCTTAAAGCCATTATTGCCATTCACAATACTGTATTAGGTCCGTCATTAGGCGGTACCCGTATGTGGAATTACAATAACGAAATGGAGGCGTTGAATGATGTACTTCGTTTATCGCGTGGGATGACGTATAAGTCTTCAGTAGCGGGATTAAATTTAGGCGGTGGAAAAGCTGTTATTATTGGTGATGCAAAAAAAGTAAAAAACGAAGCTTTATTGCGTCGCTTCGGTAAGTTTGTGGATAGCCTTGGCGGTAAATACATAACCGCAGAGGATGTTGCCATGAGCAGCCGCGATATGGAAATTATTCACATGGAAACAGAATTTGTAAGCGGTTTACCTGAGAATATGGGAGGTAGTGGAGATCCTTCACCTGTAACAGCCTATGGTGTTTATGTGAGTATGAAGGCTAGTGCGAAAGAAACTTGGGGAAGTGATAGTTTATCAGGAAAAAAAGTATTAGTGCAAGGTATCGGACATGTTGGAGAAAGTTTAGTGAGTCATTTAACTAAAGAAGGCGCAAAAGTTTATATTAACGATATCAGCGAAGAGCGCGTGAAGGATGCTGTAAAAAAATACAAAGCGGAAGCTGTTAGCGCCGATACAATGTTTGATTTGGATATTGATATTTATGCTCCTTGTGCTTTAGGTGCTACTGTGAATGATGATACTTTAAATCGTTTAAAATGTAAGGTGATTTGCGGTGCTGCAAATAACCAATTGGCTGATGAGAAAAAACACGGCGAGGCTGTTGGCAAAAAGGGAATTTTGTATGCGCCTGACTATGTTGTAAACGCCGGTGGAATCATCAATGTGTATTATGAATTGGAAGGATATAACCGTGAGAGAGCAATGGCACATGCCGAAAAAATTTATGAAAATACATGGAATGTTATTCAGACTGCAAAGGCTGAAGGAATTCCAACTTACATGGCTGCAAATGTTTTAGCTGAGAAGAGAATAGAAGCTATTGCACGAATTAATGCCGTACTCTAA